In Synechococcus sp. Nb3U1, one DNA window encodes the following:
- a CDS encoding ABC transporter permease — MKKSFNQFLHTKAASIILPAVTIILSIVLWQVGVRLLNVPRFILPAPTEIIGAMNQWSQVIMRHSLITVGSTLLAFILALVGGVLLGSIIGSSRLAYLSLYPLLVGFNTIPKVALVPLLAIWFGLGLIPAVVTAFLLAFFPIAVNVAVGLETVEAEMRDVLRSLGASGWEIFIKVGLPHSMPYLFASLKVSISSAFVGSVISETVASNGGLGYLIVSASSSFDVPLAFAGLVALGIMGILLYTFFAALERYVLAWRQ, encoded by the coding sequence ATGAAGAAATCATTCAACCAATTTCTACACACCAAAGCGGCTTCGATCATCCTGCCCGCCGTCACCATCATCCTCAGCATTGTGCTGTGGCAGGTGGGGGTACGCCTACTCAATGTTCCCCGTTTCATCTTGCCCGCCCCCACCGAGATCATCGGGGCCATGAACCAGTGGAGTCAAGTGATCATGCGCCATTCCCTGATTACCGTTGGCTCGACGCTGTTGGCCTTTATACTGGCGTTGGTGGGGGGGGTCTTGCTGGGATCCATTATCGGCAGTTCCCGCCTGGCCTATCTGTCTTTGTATCCGCTGCTGGTGGGCTTCAACACGATCCCGAAGGTGGCCTTGGTGCCCCTGCTGGCGATTTGGTTTGGTTTGGGCCTGATCCCAGCGGTGGTGACGGCCTTTTTGCTAGCTTTTTTCCCGATCGCCGTGAATGTGGCGGTGGGCCTAGAAACCGTCGAGGCAGAAATGCGGGATGTACTGCGCTCTTTGGGGGCAAGTGGCTGGGAGATCTTCATCAAGGTGGGCCTGCCCCATAGTATGCCCTATCTGTTTGCCTCCTTGAAGGTGTCCATTTCTTCAGCGTTTGTGGGTTCTGTGATCTCAGAAACGGTGGCCTCCAATGGCGGCTTGGGTTATCTGATCGTGTCGGCCAGTTCCTCTTTTGATGTGCCTTTAGCCTTTGCTGGGTTGGTTGCTCTCGGCATTATGGGCATTTTGCTCTACACCTTCTTCGCGGCGCTAGAGCGATACGTGCTGGCCTGGCGGCAGTAG
- the rpsN gene encoding 30S ribosomal protein S14: MAKKSMIEREKKRQRLVDKYREKRQQLKAEMANPEIDQATRMELHAQLQKLPRASSRTRLRNRCWQTGRPRGYFRDFGLSRNSLREMAHEGLLPGVVKSSW, from the coding sequence GTGGCTAAAAAGAGCATGATCGAGCGGGAGAAAAAGCGCCAACGCTTGGTCGATAAGTATCGGGAAAAGCGACAACAACTGAAGGCAGAAATGGCCAATCCAGAGATCGACCAGGCCACCCGCATGGAGCTGCACGCCCAATTGCAAAAACTCCCTCGGGCCAGCTCACGTACCCGTCTACGCAATCGCTGCTGGCAAACGGGCCGTCCACGCGGTTATTTTCGGGATTTTGGCCTGTCTCGCAACAGCCTGCGGGAAATGGCTCACGAAGGGCTGCTGCCCGGCGTGGTTAAGTCCAGCTGGTAA
- a CDS encoding ABC transporter ATP-binding protein, translating into MLESQRVAQDPSSPRNRILGQPVLEFRHVSLQYPGKGAPVTIIRDLSFSVEHSEFVSIVGPSGCGKTSLLKMVSGLNTNHGGTIYFQSQPIDGPLKNVGMAFQNPVLLPWRNTLKNVLLPLEVVQPHKRTFKQNLAQHKKSALDLLATVGLDGFQNAYPWQLSGGMRQRASLCRALIHQPELLLLDEPFAALDAFTREDMWEMLQRLWMRTACTSILITHDLREAVFLSDTIYVMGPRPSEIIFSLKVDLPRPRPLEICLTDDFHHLVSEVRKHIRRSY; encoded by the coding sequence ATGTTGGAGTCTCAGAGGGTTGCCCAAGATCCGTCAAGCCCCCGCAATAGGATTCTGGGGCAGCCGGTTCTGGAATTTCGCCACGTCTCGCTGCAATACCCTGGCAAAGGGGCTCCCGTCACCATCATCCGGGATCTCAGCTTTTCTGTAGAGCACTCTGAATTTGTCTCCATCGTCGGGCCGAGCGGCTGTGGTAAAACCTCGCTGTTAAAAATGGTGTCGGGTTTGAATACCAACCATGGCGGCACCATCTACTTTCAATCCCAACCGATCGATGGCCCCCTGAAAAACGTGGGCATGGCCTTTCAAAACCCGGTGTTGCTGCCCTGGCGCAATACCCTGAAAAATGTGTTGCTGCCTTTGGAGGTGGTACAGCCCCACAAGCGCACCTTCAAGCAAAACCTGGCCCAGCACAAAAAATCTGCTCTTGATCTGCTGGCGACCGTTGGTTTGGATGGCTTTCAAAATGCCTATCCCTGGCAACTGTCGGGTGGAATGCGGCAACGGGCTTCTTTGTGTCGAGCCTTGATTCATCAGCCGGAGCTGTTGCTGTTGGATGAGCCATTCGCTGCTCTAGATGCCTTTACCCGCGAAGATATGTGGGAGATGTTGCAGCGGCTGTGGATGCGCACCGCTTGTACCAGCATTTTGATCACCCACGATTTGCGAGAGGCCGTTTTCCTCTCCGACACCATTTATGTAATGGGGCCGCGCCCTAGCGAGATCATTTTTTCCCTCAAGGTGGATCTGCCCCGCCCACGCCCGCTGGAGATCTGCCTGACGGATGACTTCCACCATCTGGTTTCGGAAGTGCGCAAACACATTCGCCGAAGCTATTAG
- a CDS encoding cytochrome c oxidase assembly factor Coa1 family protein, with the protein MSESPQKVGCATPLGCCGCGCLGALAVLSLGLAGVGFLVWTGIRASGAFRSYHLAVEVLEHNPVVVERLGDPLRPGWLSQLRFQENEEAGWVCLSFLITGAQRTGDVTVESERGAAGSEWYLRDVQVKVDGDPNPIQVIGSEERGSRCRQAEPDSEWQPEADI; encoded by the coding sequence GTGTCAGAAAGTCCTCAAAAGGTGGGGTGTGCTACTCCTTTGGGCTGTTGTGGTTGTGGTTGCCTGGGGGCGCTGGCGGTGCTGAGCTTAGGCCTGGCGGGAGTCGGGTTCTTGGTTTGGACTGGGATCCGCGCTTCTGGGGCCTTTCGCAGCTACCACTTGGCGGTTGAGGTGCTCGAACACAATCCGGTGGTGGTGGAGCGTTTGGGGGATCCCTTAAGGCCGGGATGGCTGTCTCAGTTGCGCTTTCAGGAAAATGAGGAGGCAGGTTGGGTGTGTCTCTCCTTTTTGATCACGGGGGCTCAGCGGACGGGAGATGTGACTGTGGAGTCGGAACGGGGCGCAGCCGGATCAGAATGGTATTTGCGGGATGTGCAGGTGAAGGTCGATGGGGATCCCAATCCGATTCAGGTGATTGGCTCAGAGGAACGGGGATCTCGGTGTAGGCAGGCAGAACCAGATAGCGAATGGCAGCCTGAGGCCGATATTTAG
- a CDS encoding transaldolase encodes MSKSLLEQLRQMTVVVADTGDINAIESFKPQDATTNPSLITAAAQMPQYQGIVDETLLKARQEVGSQADPQTVVSRAIDQLAIAFGLRILSIIPGRVSTEVDARLSYDTEATVAKARYLIEQYKAAGADPSRVLIKIASTWEGIQAAEILEQEGIHCNLTLLFGLHQAIACAEAGVKLISPFVGRILDWYKKNTGRESYPPAEDPGVLSVTEIYNYFRKFGFQTEVMGASFRNIGEIIELAGCDLLTISPGLLTELQNTEGELTRKLDPEKAQSLDIPRLVIDKATFDQMHSENRMATEKLEEGIQGFSKALVALENLLTERLHKLEGNKEIVTHAAQDVFRVYDLDGDGFITREEWMGADRVFDALDANQDGKITPEEMLVGLGAAVYLKK; translated from the coding sequence ATGAGTAAGAGCTTGCTGGAGCAGTTGCGGCAGATGACTGTCGTGGTCGCCGATACGGGTGATATCAATGCCATTGAGAGTTTTAAGCCTCAAGATGCCACCACCAATCCTTCCCTGATCACGGCTGCAGCCCAGATGCCTCAGTATCAGGGCATTGTGGATGAAACTCTGCTCAAAGCCCGCCAAGAAGTGGGATCCCAGGCGGATCCGCAAACGGTGGTCTCCCGCGCCATCGATCAACTGGCGATTGCCTTTGGGTTACGCATTTTGTCGATCATCCCCGGACGGGTCTCTACCGAAGTCGATGCCCGCCTCTCCTACGACACCGAAGCCACTGTGGCCAAAGCCCGCTATCTCATCGAGCAGTACAAAGCGGCTGGAGCGGACCCCAGTCGGGTGCTGATCAAGATCGCCTCCACCTGGGAAGGGATTCAAGCTGCCGAGATCCTGGAACAAGAAGGGATCCACTGCAACCTCACCCTGTTGTTTGGCCTACACCAAGCCATTGCCTGTGCGGAAGCAGGCGTCAAGCTGATTTCCCCCTTTGTGGGCCGAATTTTGGACTGGTATAAGAAAAACACAGGCCGTGAGAGTTACCCCCCTGCCGAAGATCCGGGCGTGCTCTCAGTAACCGAGATCTACAACTACTTCCGTAAATTTGGTTTCCAAACGGAGGTAATGGGGGCGAGTTTCCGCAACATTGGCGAAATTATAGAGTTGGCCGGGTGTGATCTGCTCACCATTTCCCCTGGCTTGCTGACAGAGCTGCAAAATACAGAAGGAGAGTTGACCCGCAAGCTAGATCCGGAAAAAGCCCAAAGTTTGGATATCCCCCGTCTGGTGATCGACAAAGCCACCTTCGATCAAATGCACAGTGAAAATCGCATGGCTACCGAAAAGCTGGAAGAAGGGATCCAGGGCTTCTCCAAGGCGTTGGTTGCTTTGGAGAACCTGCTCACCGAACGGCTGCACAAGCTAGAGGGCAACAAAGAAATCGTCACCCATGCCGCCCAGGATGTGTTCCGGGTCTATGACCTGGATGGGGATGGCTTCATCACCCGCGAGGAATGGATGGGAGCCGATCGCGTCTTCGATGCCCTTGATGCCAACCAAGATGGCAAGATCACCCCTGAGGAGATGTTGGTGGGGCTAGGGGCAGCCGTCTACTTGAAAAAGTAG
- a CDS encoding efflux RND transporter permease subunit: MTTAKTGLSVSGLSIRRHIGTLMLALAVIIMGIYFITRLPVDLLPAIVYPRIGVRVDVAGVTPEVAIQEITQPLEESLSTVEGVEQIYSTTREGQVRVDLYFAPGGNIDQALNDTTAAVNRARGRLPEDVSAPTVFKFDPSQLPVYEFALKAPGLEGVELRRFAEEELARDLGVVPGVATVDVAGGITEEVQVDLDLERMQALGLGLTDVLSQVQARNQDIAGGRIRGGSSESLTRTVGRFRSPEEIQALRFNTPNGSTVRLTDFAAVAVRPAAEGVRVTLNGEPAVRLSIQKQPDANTIVVVEGIRRRLNQLRASGIIPPEMTLTPTSDESRFIRSSIQNVATAGLSGALLAGLAVLLFLGSLRQTVIVVIAIPLATLTAILLMGLFGLSINIISLGGLALGVGIVVDNAIVMLENIAKGVEGIPRENGNAQWFGQRVIDQAERSSRQLESALLASTATNLVSVLPFLLIGGFVSLIFNELILTISFAVAGSLVVGLTVVPMLTSRLLTIRRSSGLKRFWLLQRFEQGVISGTYAYQQLLGRLLLRPGLLILVAFLLLGGGSYWMAGQLNQELLPRISTGQVNLFANFAPGTTLETNQRIMQAVDRILLEQPEVEYVFTTAGGSAFGGNTTENPLRGTSNITLKPGTEVGPFVDRVNGLMNRLNLVGSRIRVASGSVRGLSTRNSAVNAEVDVVLQGEDMQALQQASRLVLRALDEQANLSTFRPDADDNQPEVQIWPDWERATPLRLSTQDMGRVVQTAVQGSVPTQLQQGNRLMDVRVQLGSGGITRPSQLERLPLFVQNGQPVRLGDVARLQMAEAPGEIRRINQRQVAILNGSLTAGASQSAAITEVDEILSGLELPAGVTRLPSEALATNRELRNNLLLLGSLAAFLVFVVMAVQYNSLIDPLVIMLTVPLALSGGILGLFITQTAVGATVLVGAVLLVGIVVNNAILMVELANQIREEQGLDYRSAMLNAAPQRLRPILMTTVTTVLGLFPLALGLGEGSELLQPLGVVVFSGLSLATLLTLLVIPCFYVLLHGSGPQTPTLPSLPSLSSPAVPVGSRK; the protein is encoded by the coding sequence ATGACCACAGCCAAAACTGGACTCAGTGTCAGTGGCCTCTCGATTCGTCGCCACATTGGCACGCTGATGTTGGCCCTGGCGGTGATCATCATGGGCATTTATTTCATCACCCGCCTGCCTGTGGATCTGTTGCCTGCCATTGTCTATCCGCGCATTGGGGTACGGGTGGATGTGGCAGGAGTAACACCTGAGGTGGCTATCCAGGAGATCACTCAACCCCTGGAAGAATCCCTCTCCACCGTAGAAGGAGTCGAACAGATCTACTCCACCACCCGTGAAGGCCAGGTACGGGTGGATCTCTACTTTGCGCCAGGCGGCAACATCGACCAAGCCCTGAACGATACAACGGCGGCGGTGAACCGGGCCAGGGGACGACTGCCAGAGGATGTTTCGGCTCCCACGGTGTTTAAGTTCGACCCTTCGCAGCTGCCTGTCTACGAGTTTGCCTTAAAGGCACCAGGTTTAGAAGGCGTGGAGCTGCGTCGCTTTGCGGAAGAAGAATTGGCCCGCGATCTGGGGGTGGTGCCGGGGGTGGCCACGGTGGATGTGGCGGGGGGCATTACCGAAGAAGTGCAGGTGGATCTGGATCTGGAGCGGATGCAGGCGTTGGGGTTGGGCCTGACGGATGTGTTGAGCCAGGTACAAGCCCGTAACCAAGATATTGCCGGTGGACGCATTCGGGGGGGATCCTCTGAATCTTTAACCCGAACGGTAGGACGGTTCCGTAGCCCAGAAGAAATTCAGGCTTTGCGCTTCAATACCCCCAACGGCTCGACCGTCCGCTTGACAGATTTTGCGGCAGTGGCGGTGCGTCCGGCTGCCGAAGGAGTACGGGTAACCCTGAATGGTGAGCCAGCGGTGCGCCTGAGCATTCAAAAACAGCCGGATGCCAACACCATCGTGGTGGTAGAAGGAATCCGTCGTCGCCTCAACCAACTGCGAGCCAGCGGCATTATTCCCCCCGAGATGACCCTAACCCCTACCAGTGATGAATCCCGCTTTATTCGCAGCTCCATTCAAAATGTGGCCACCGCCGGTTTGAGTGGAGCCCTGCTAGCGGGCCTGGCGGTGCTGTTGTTTTTGGGATCCCTGCGCCAAACCGTGATCGTGGTGATCGCCATTCCCTTGGCAACCCTAACGGCGATTTTGCTGATGGGCCTGTTTGGTCTCTCCATCAACATCATCAGCTTGGGGGGCTTGGCTCTGGGGGTGGGCATCGTGGTAGACAACGCTATTGTGATGCTGGAAAACATCGCCAAAGGGGTAGAAGGGATCCCGCGAGAGAACGGCAACGCCCAGTGGTTTGGGCAGCGGGTGATCGATCAGGCGGAGCGCAGTAGCCGCCAGTTGGAGTCGGCTCTGTTGGCTTCTACGGCCACCAACCTGGTATCAGTCTTACCCTTTTTGCTCATTGGCGGCTTTGTATCTTTGATCTTTAACGAGTTGATCCTAACCATCAGTTTTGCCGTGGCCGGATCCCTGGTGGTGGGCCTGACGGTGGTGCCGATGCTCACTTCTCGTCTGCTGACGATTCGCCGCAGCAGTGGATTGAAACGATTCTGGTTGTTGCAACGGTTTGAGCAGGGGGTGATCAGCGGTACCTATGCCTATCAACAACTGTTGGGTCGCCTGTTGTTGCGGCCTGGGTTGTTGATCTTGGTGGCCTTTTTGCTGCTGGGGGGCGGCAGCTACTGGATGGCCGGGCAACTGAATCAGGAGCTTCTGCCTCGCATCAGCACCGGCCAGGTGAACCTATTCGCCAACTTTGCCCCCGGTACCACCCTGGAGACCAACCAGCGCATCATGCAGGCGGTGGATCGCATCCTGCTGGAGCAACCGGAGGTAGAGTATGTGTTCACCACGGCGGGAGGCTCCGCCTTCGGGGGTAACACCACCGAAAATCCGCTGCGGGGCACCAGCAATATCACCCTTAAACCCGGTACGGAAGTGGGCCCTTTTGTGGATCGGGTGAATGGCTTGATGAACCGCCTGAATTTGGTGGGATCCCGGATCCGGGTTGCGTCGGGCAGTGTACGGGGGCTTTCCACCCGCAATTCGGCGGTGAATGCCGAGGTGGATGTGGTGTTGCAAGGGGAGGATATGCAGGCGCTGCAACAGGCCAGTCGCTTGGTATTGCGGGCTTTGGATGAACAAGCCAACCTCTCCACTTTCCGTCCCGATGCCGATGACAACCAGCCAGAGGTGCAAATTTGGCCGGATTGGGAGCGAGCTACCCCGCTGCGCCTGAGCACCCAAGATATGGGCCGGGTGGTGCAAACGGCGGTACAGGGATCCGTGCCTACCCAATTGCAACAGGGAAACCGCCTCATGGATGTACGGGTACAGTTGGGCTCCGGCGGCATTACCCGACCCTCGCAACTGGAGCGTTTGCCCCTGTTTGTGCAGAACGGTCAGCCGGTGCGCCTGGGGGATGTGGCCCGGTTGCAAATGGCGGAAGCCCCCGGAGAAATTCGCCGCATCAACCAACGGCAGGTGGCGATCTTGAATGGCAGCCTCACCGCTGGAGCTAGCCAGAGTGCCGCCATCACCGAAGTGGATGAGATTTTATCCGGCTTGGAGTTGCCCGCCGGTGTCACCCGCTTGCCCAGCGAGGCTCTGGCCACGAATCGGGAGCTGCGCAACAACCTGCTGCTGCTGGGATCCCTGGCGGCTTTTCTGGTGTTTGTGGTGATGGCGGTGCAATACAACTCCCTCATCGACCCACTGGTGATCATGCTGACGGTGCCCTTGGCTTTGTCAGGGGGGATCCTGGGCCTATTCATCACCCAAACTGCTGTGGGGGCAACGGTACTGGTGGGAGCAGTGCTGCTGGTGGGGATTGTGGTCAACAACGCCATTTTGATGGTGGAGTTGGCCAACCAAATTCGGGAGGAGCAGGGCTTGGATTATCGCAGTGCCATGTTAAATGCTGCCCCGCAACGGCTACGCCCGATCCTGATGACAACCGTGACAACCGTGTTGGGCCTGTTCCCCTTGGCGCTGGGTTTGGGGGAAGGCTCTGAGTTATTACAACCCTTGGGGGTGGTGGTGTTTTCCGGCCTCTCGCTGGCGACGCTGCTGACGTTACTTGTCATTCCCTGCTTCTATGTGCTGCTGCATGGCTCCGGGCCGCAGACCCCCACTTTGCCCAGCCTACCCAGCTTGTCATCCCCGGCTGTGCCGGTGGGCAGTCGGAAGTAA
- a CDS encoding YcjF family protein, translating into MRLVPYLRLLLLLVLLAFFTGLIVWLIQSFLDLYYATRYHPILGGLLITVLVLLLLVFLAASIYYLFLFRRPPETSPQPALPEKAADKRNVVQQNLAQLEAQMAQIQDQVARAALAERSALLAKHLAQPQLKVVVFGTGSAGKTSLVNALLGRRVGAVGATLGTTEAATLYEWNLPGIPEPVQIIDCPGILEIGPAGALRESEARAQAEAADLLVVVVDGDLRQSEVDPLRQLIALGKRALLIFNKTDRYTSEEQIILLQRLRERVYPLIQPGDVLMACAAPAPVQVGSQTWRPEANVVAVRDRIQAILYAEGGSLALDNALLQSQQLGEEAKRIIQTQLRQQAEQVIDRFQWIVTGVVFANPIPAVDLLAIAAINAQMVVELGSVYGCKMNLQQGRELALSLAKTLASLGLVEGAIQLTTGILAMVAEVSVVGFLVTAPIQAASAGYLTRIAGKSFIEYFQRNQTWGEGGMQAVIQAQVQSTQKSGWLQDFIREASRRIFRNG; encoded by the coding sequence ATGCGTTTGGTTCCTTACCTGCGCTTGCTGCTGTTGTTGGTGCTCTTGGCTTTTTTCACGGGCCTGATTGTTTGGCTGATTCAGTCTTTTCTTGATTTGTACTATGCCACCCGTTACCACCCGATTCTGGGGGGGCTGTTGATCACGGTGCTGGTGCTGCTGTTGCTGGTGTTTTTGGCGGCTTCTATCTATTATCTGTTTCTGTTTCGTCGCCCGCCAGAAACGTCCCCACAACCGGCCCTACCGGAAAAGGCTGCGGACAAGCGAAATGTTGTCCAACAAAACTTGGCCCAACTGGAAGCCCAGATGGCGCAAATTCAGGATCAAGTGGCACGGGCAGCTCTGGCGGAACGCTCAGCTCTGTTGGCAAAACATTTGGCTCAGCCACAGCTCAAGGTGGTGGTTTTTGGCACCGGGTCGGCAGGCAAGACCTCTTTGGTAAATGCCTTGCTAGGGCGGCGGGTGGGGGCGGTGGGGGCAACTCTGGGCACCACCGAGGCGGCCACCCTTTACGAATGGAACTTGCCTGGGATCCCGGAACCTGTCCAGATTATAGACTGCCCTGGCATTCTGGAGATTGGCCCGGCGGGGGCGCTGCGGGAAAGTGAGGCCCGTGCCCAAGCGGAAGCGGCCGACTTGCTCGTGGTGGTGGTGGATGGGGATCTGCGCCAGTCGGAGGTGGATCCCTTACGACAGTTGATTGCTCTCGGGAAACGCGCCCTGCTGATCTTCAATAAAACCGATCGCTATACCTCCGAAGAACAAATAATTTTGCTACAACGCCTGCGGGAACGGGTTTATCCGCTGATTCAGCCTGGCGATGTGTTGATGGCCTGTGCCGCTCCGGCTCCCGTACAAGTGGGATCCCAAACCTGGCGACCAGAGGCCAATGTGGTGGCGGTGCGGGATCGCATCCAGGCGATCCTCTATGCGGAAGGGGGATCCCTGGCTTTAGACAACGCTTTGTTGCAGTCACAACAATTGGGAGAAGAAGCCAAACGAATTATCCAAACCCAATTGCGCCAGCAGGCAGAGCAAGTGATCGATCGCTTTCAGTGGATTGTTACAGGCGTAGTGTTTGCCAACCCAATCCCGGCGGTGGATCTGTTGGCCATTGCGGCAATCAATGCCCAGATGGTGGTGGAATTGGGATCCGTCTACGGTTGCAAAATGAACCTGCAGCAGGGGCGGGAGCTGGCCCTTTCTTTGGCCAAAACCCTGGCTAGCCTGGGCTTGGTAGAAGGGGCAATCCAACTGACCACGGGGATTTTGGCAATGGTTGCGGAGGTGAGTGTGGTGGGATTTTTGGTCACTGCTCCAATCCAAGCCGCCAGTGCTGGCTACCTCACCCGCATTGCGGGCAAGAGCTTCATCGAGTATTTCCAGCGCAACCAAACCTGGGGGGAAGGCGGGATGCAAGCAGTGATCCAGGCTCAGGTTCAAAGCACACAGAAATCCGGCTGGCTGCAAGACTTCATCCGCGAGGCTTCTAGGCGTATTTTTCGGAATGGCTAG
- a CDS encoding ribonuclease D produces the protein MGLQPFQLCDEDLSAEVLEALAQESCLAVDTETMGLIPQRDRLCVVQIANPAGEVVLLRLSRGVRQTPRLTQLMTDPGIEKIFHYARFDLGMLLYHLGIPVWPVFCTKIASKLARTYTNKHGLKEVVNELCGVELNKTAQSSDWGSVQALSAEQLEYAANDVRYLIPARDKLAQMLQREERWELAQRCFQHLPTLVDLDLMGFSNIFEHQ, from the coding sequence GTGGGCCTACAGCCTTTTCAACTTTGCGATGAGGATCTCTCTGCCGAGGTTCTAGAGGCTCTTGCCCAGGAGTCTTGTTTGGCTGTGGATACCGAAACCATGGGCTTGATCCCGCAACGGGATAGGCTCTGTGTGGTGCAAATTGCCAATCCTGCTGGGGAGGTGGTGCTGTTGCGGCTGAGTCGCGGGGTACGACAGACCCCTCGCTTGACCCAGTTGATGACGGATCCCGGCATCGAAAAGATCTTCCACTATGCCCGCTTCGATCTGGGGATGCTGTTGTATCATCTCGGGATCCCGGTTTGGCCTGTGTTTTGCACCAAAATTGCCAGCAAACTGGCGCGTACCTACACCAACAAGCACGGCCTTAAAGAAGTGGTGAACGAGCTGTGCGGGGTGGAGTTGAACAAAACTGCCCAAAGTTCGGACTGGGGATCCGTCCAGGCTTTGTCTGCCGAGCAACTGGAATATGCCGCCAACGATGTTCGTTATCTGATCCCAGCTCGGGATAAGCTAGCCCAAATGTTGCAACGGGAAGAGCGCTGGGAACTGGCACAGCGTTGTTTTCAACATTTACCCACGCTGGTGGATCTGGACTTAATGGGCTTCAGCAACATCTTCGAGCACCAGTAG
- a CDS encoding efflux RND transporter periplasmic adaptor subunit, whose amino-acid sequence MGRTCVTGLLWVLLQLDWTWAQPGVGAQGGEARLLSVDVATAQRGSLKANLRYTGTTQPLRQATLRTRTEGLLLELRVDVGDPVREGQVLGQLDPTLLQSALLQAQAQVAAQESQVAQAQAQLSQARTQVEQARGNLFQQEADAERLGQLAQEGAVPAQQAEQARTAARTAAQALRSAEEQVRAQEQAVIAAQRQVEAQGSLVAQAQERLSYTQLLAPLSGVVLSRQADPGTFLNSGADVLTVADFSQVRVEFPLSELELGQVQVGQAVQIELDAFPGQSFSGQITRIAPAADPQARLIPIEVVIPNPDGRIGSGLLARVQLALPENQRVIVPESAIQQYQGSAAVFGVERQGESVRVVARPVQLGERRDGQVEVLSGLEVGDPFVVRSSTPLQDGQEVQLSVISTMPD is encoded by the coding sequence ATGGGTCGGACTTGTGTCACTGGTCTGTTGTGGGTGTTGCTGCAGCTGGATTGGACTTGGGCTCAGCCGGGGGTAGGAGCTCAGGGGGGAGAGGCTCGTCTGCTATCGGTGGATGTGGCGACGGCCCAGAGGGGATCCCTGAAGGCTAATTTGCGTTACACTGGCACCACCCAACCGTTGCGGCAAGCCACGCTGCGCACTCGTACTGAGGGATTACTGCTGGAGCTAAGGGTGGATGTGGGGGATCCCGTCCGAGAGGGGCAAGTTTTGGGGCAATTGGATCCCACTCTGTTGCAATCGGCTCTGCTCCAGGCCCAAGCTCAAGTGGCGGCGCAAGAGTCCCAGGTGGCCCAAGCGCAAGCGCAACTGAGCCAGGCCCGTACGCAGGTGGAGCAGGCCCGCGGCAATCTCTTCCAACAGGAAGCGGATGCCGAGCGGCTGGGGCAGTTGGCCCAAGAGGGAGCGGTGCCTGCCCAACAGGCGGAACAAGCCCGTACCGCCGCCCGTACCGCTGCCCAAGCCCTGCGTTCTGCCGAAGAACAGGTGCGCGCCCAAGAACAAGCGGTGATCGCCGCTCAACGCCAGGTGGAAGCCCAGGGATCCCTGGTAGCCCAAGCCCAAGAACGCCTTTCCTACACCCAACTGCTGGCCCCCCTGAGTGGAGTGGTGCTCTCCCGCCAGGCGGATCCCGGCACCTTTTTAAACTCGGGGGCGGATGTACTGACGGTGGCGGATTTTAGTCAGGTGAGGGTGGAGTTTCCCCTCTCCGAGTTGGAGCTAGGGCAGGTGCAGGTGGGGCAAGCCGTTCAGATAGAATTGGATGCTTTCCCTGGTCAGAGCTTTTCTGGACAAATTACCCGCATTGCCCCAGCGGCGGATCCACAGGCACGGTTAATCCCGATTGAAGTGGTGATCCCCAACCCCGACGGGCGGATCGGCAGTGGGCTGTTGGCACGAGTGCAGTTGGCCCTACCGGAAAATCAACGGGTGATCGTTCCTGAAAGTGCTATCCAGCAGTACCAGGGCTCTGCTGCGGTGTTTGGGGTGGAACGACAAGGGGAGTCAGTACGAGTGGTAGCCCGTCCGGTGCAACTGGGGGAACGGCGGGATGGCCAGGTGGAAGTTTTATCGGGGTTGGAGGTGGGGGATCCCTTTGTGGTGCGCAGCTCTACCCCCCTCCAAGACGGCCAGGAAGTGCAGTTGAGTGTCATTTCCACCATGCCCGATTAA